In the Theobroma cacao cultivar B97-61/B2 chromosome 1, Criollo_cocoa_genome_V2, whole genome shotgun sequence genome, one interval contains:
- the LOC18610915 gene encoding protein RADIALIS-like 3, with product MASNSLTSSRSSSSSWTPKQNKLFEKALAKYDQDTPDRWHNIAKAVGGTSAAEVKLQYEILVKDLKDIESGRYPYPYPSGSSN from the coding sequence ATGGCATCCAATTCTCTCACTTCTTCCCGTAGCTCTAGCTCCTCCTGGACACCTAAGCAAAACAAATTGTTCGAGAAGGCTCTGGCTAAATATGACCAGGACACTCCTGATCGCTGGCATAATATTGCTAAGGCTGTGGGAGGAACGTCAGCTGCGGAAGTCAAGCTGCAATATGAGATCCTAGTCAAGGATCTCAAAGACATTGAGTCTGGCCGGTACCCATACCCATATCCCAGTGGGAGCAGCAACTAA
- the LOC18610916 gene encoding ATPase family AAA domain-containing protein 3-A yields the protein MAASRLSSCVALAAAAAASASTLQNRAYADSPFRFPPFSSSSSSTPSVSQAEQSSNAKPEPDEPKGAGFDPEALERGAKALREINNSPHAKQVFDLMRKQEQTRLTEVSAEKAHYEAIQSQADIDRQRKLAEEQRNLMQQQAQAKAQMLRYEDELARKRMQTDHEAQRRHNAELVKMQEESSIRKEQARRATEEQIQAQQRQTEKERAEMERETVRVKAMAEAEGRAHEAKLTEDHKRRMLIERVNGEREKWLAAINTTFSHIEGGFRTLLTDRNKLLMTIGGATALAAGVYTTREGARVTWSYINRILGQPSLIRESSIAKFPWSGIMSQARNRALKYNTAAGTAAPLESKKGLENVVLHPSLKRRIEHLARATANTKTHQAPFRNMLFYGPPGTGKTMVAREIAQKSGLDYAMMTGGDVAPLGAQAVTKIHEIFDWAKKSKKGLLLFIDEADAFLCERNSIHMSEAQRSALNALLFRTGDQSRDIVLVLATNRPGDLDSAITDRIDEVIEFPLPGEEERFKLLKLYLNKYLSDESDGTSKWGALFNKKPQKITIKDLSEDEIREAAKKIEGFSGREIAKLVASIQAAVYGRPDCVLDSQMFKEILDYKVAEHQQRIKLAAEGGLPS from the exons ATGGCTGCTTCTAGATTATCATCTTGCGTAGCATTAGCAGCCGCCGCCGCTGCTTCCGCCTCCACGCTCCAGAACCGCGCGTATGCCGACTCGCCATTTCGGTTCCCTCCGTTCTCCTCATCCTCTTCTTCTACTCCCTCGGTTTCGCAGGCGGAGCAATCATCAAATGCGAAACCGGAGCCCGATGAGCCCAAAGGAGCAGGGTTCGATCCAGAGGCTCTTGAAAGAGGCGCCAAAGCTCTTCGAGAGATTAACAACTCTCCACATGCCAAACAG GTTTTTGATCTTATGAGAAAGCAGGAACAAACTCGGCTAACAGAGGTATCAGCTGAGAAAGCTCATTATGAAGCAATTCAATCACAGGCTGATATC GACAGGCAGCGGAAGTTGGCTGAAGAGCAACGGAATTTAATGCAACAACAAGCTCAGGCAAAAGCACAAATGCTGAGATACGAAGATGAGTTGGCCAGAAAAAGAATGCAG ACAGATCATGAAGCTCAGAGGAGACATAATGCTGAATTGGTTAAGATGCAAGAAGAGTCATCTATCAGAAAAGAACAAGCAAGACGAGCTACTGAGGAGCAGATACAAGCTCAACAACGACAGACGGAGAAAGAGAGGGCTGAAATGGAGCGGGAAACTGTAAGAGTTAAGGCCATGGCTGAGGCGGAGGGACGGGCTCATGAGGCAAAATTGACAGAGGATCATAAGAGGCGAATGCTAATAGAAAGGGTGAatggagaaagagagaaatggCTTGCTGCAATTAATACAACTTTCAGTCACATAGAAG GGGGTTTTAGAACTTTATTGACTGATAGGAATAAGCTACTTATGACTATTGGAGGAGCTACTGCATTAGCAGCAGGAGTTTACACTACAAG AGAAGGAGCTAGAGTCACTTGGAGTTATATCAATAGGATACTGGGTCAGCCGTCACTGATTCGAGAATCATCTATTGCTAAATTTCCTTGGTCAGGCATAATGTCTCAAGCAAGGAACCGAGCCTTAAAGTATAATACAGCAGCTGGGACAGCAGCACCACTGGAAAGCAAAAAGGGTCTTGAGAATGTTGTTCTCCACCCCTCATTGAAAAGGAGAATAGAGCATCTTGCTAGGGCTACAGCAAACACCAAGACTCACCAGGCCCCTTTCAGAAACATGCTATTTTATGGGCCTCCTGGCACTGGTAAAACAATGGTTGCAAGGGAGATAGCACAAAAATCG GGATTGGATTATGCCATGATGACAGGAGGAGATGTTGCACCACTGGGTGCACAGGCTGTCACCAAAATCCATGAGATATTTGATTGGGCTAAGAAGTCAAAGAAAGGTTTACTGCTTTTTATTGATGAGGCCGATGCTTTTCTATGCGA GCGTAATAGTATACATATGAGTGAAGCACAACGGAGTGCTTTGAATGCATTGCTTTTCCGAACCGGAGATCAGTCAAGAGATATAGTTCTTGTGCTTGCCACGAACCGGCCAGGGGATCTTGACAGTGCTATCACTGACCGCATTGATGAGGTGATCGAGTTCCCACTTCCTGGGGAGGAAGAAAGATTCAAACTTCTGAAGCTTTATTTAAACAAGTACCTCTCTGATGAAAGTGATGGTACATCCAAGTGGGGTGCTTTGTTCAATAAAAAGCCACAGAAGATAACAATAAAAGATTTATCAGAAGATGAAATCCGAGAGGCTGCAAAAAAGATAGAAGGTTTCTCTGGCCGTGAGATAGCTAAACTCGTGGCTAGCATCCAGGCAGCCGTCTACGGGCGCCCAGACTGTGTATTGGATTCTCAGATGTTCAAGGAAATATTAGATTACAAGGTCGCGGAGCATCAACAGAGAATAAAATTGGCAGCTGAAGGTGGTTTGCCATCTTAG
- the LOC18610917 gene encoding embryonic protein DC-8 — translation MGKLVVVVMVMVMLLVGVCWGWGEDKAEEIKQGAGEAMQDAEDENENSWFDSAFDNFPEVFGHKYENVREAANDVMNKAGDAASRTTETINSAASEASNYAAEKAREGANMAYEKARDGLNIANHKLNIVTDVASDQGNSARETMAGAMAYGKDKAADAYNEAKEKMKVDSDMASDKAYDAKEKIAGGIEYGRDRAADAYDQAAEKFEMASNVASERAHDAKETIAGAMGYVRDKAVNAYEEGSQKMNTAFNEEYDVEEKMAGAVNYGRDKASNAYDEAKETVTESMGYGRDKVANAYEEAKNRVGETYAAAKETMNEEAKANYEAAKEKASQAVGDLGAKMRGGSAEL, via the exons ATGGGGAAACTAGTGGTGGTGGTGATGGTAATGGTCATGTTATTGGTGGGGGTTTGCTGGGGATGGGGAGAGGACAAAGCAGaagaaatcaagcaaggtGCTGGTGAAGCCATGCAAGATGCCGAGGACGAAAACGAGAACTCCTGGTTTGATTCGGCTTTTGACAATTTCCCTGA GGTTTTTGGACATAAATACGAGAATGTAAGAGAAGCAGCCAACGATGTGATGAATAAAGCAGGAGATGCGGCCTCAAGGACAACAGAGACAATTAATTCTGCTGCCTCTg AAGCATCGAATTATGCTGCTGAAAAAGCTAGAGAGGGAGCAAACATGGCTTACGAGAAGGCACGTGATGGACTGAACATTGCTAACCATAAGCTTAACATCGTTACAGATGTGGCTTCAGATCAGGGTAATAGTGCTAGAGAGACAATGGCAGGAGCAATGGCCTATGGGAAAGACAAAGCAGCCGATGCCTATAATGAAGCTAAGGAGAAGATGAAAGTAGATTCAGACATGGCTTCAGATAAGGCCTATGATGCCAAAGAGAAAATTGCAGGTGGGATAGAGTACGGAAGAGATAGGGCAGCCGATGCCTACGATCAAGCCGCGGAGAAGTTTGAGATGGCTTCAAATGTGGCTTCTGAAAGAGCCCATGATGCCAAAGAAACAATAGCAGGAGCCATGGGATATGTAAGAGATAAAGCGGTCAATGCCTATGAAGAAGGCAGTCAAAAAATGAATACAGCTTTCAATGAAGAGTATGATGTCGAAGAAAAGATGGCTGGGGCAGTAAATTATGGAAGAGATAAAGCATCAAATGCCTATGACGAAGCTAAGGAGACGGTGACAGAATCAATGGGATATGGAAGAGATAAAGTTGCCAATGCCTATGAAGAAGCTAAAAATAGGGTAGGAGAAACATATGCGGCAGCCAAGGAGACCATGAATGAAGAGGCTAAGGCTAACTATGAGGCTGCCAAGGAGAAAGCTTCCCAGGCTGTGGGTGATCTTGGAGCTAAAATGAGAGGGGGTAGCGCAGAGCTTTGA
- the LOC18610918 gene encoding zinc-finger homeodomain protein 6 has protein sequence MELRGQDKEMGMPSSFSYNNQLNRDSSSKVSSSAPINSGVGERRRDQTVHGDTTVLNPNPPQTLDLHPLYHPELNPQHQIHKPRRDPDPDPDPDPVSAPTATTSATVTASANRSSLKSPQQQPPTSQPPPVAAASPTTISSTPLIRYRECMKNHAASMGSHVMDGCGEFMPSGEEGTPEALKCAACECHRNFHRKEINGETQYAPSCYYSYNPNKNNNRRDTTHPPSQLHPQQPIPLHQQRFSLGLSTSPTAMPIAPVMMNFRGGGLAESSSEDLNMFHSNAGGQISAQPQSSKKRFRTKFSQEQKDKMMEFAEKLGWRIQKQDEQEVQQFCAQVGVKRQVFKVWMHNNKQAMKKKQM, from the coding sequence ATGGAACTGAGAGGCCAAGATAAGGAAATGGGGATGCCAAGCTCTTTTAGTTATAATAATCAACTCAACAGGGATTCTTCCTCAAAAGTCTCTTCTTCTGCACCTATAAATTCAGGTGTGGGAGAAAGGAGGAGAGATCAAACTGTTCATGGTGACACAACAGTCCTCAATCCAAACCCACCTCAAACCCTAGATCTCCACCCTCTTTACCACCCTGAATTGAATCCACAACACCAAATACACAAGCCCAGAAGAGATCCAGACCCAGACCCAGACCCAGATCCGGTGTCAGCTCCAACAGCTACCACCAGTGCAACAGTGACTGCTTCAGCTAACAGATCAAGCCTAAAATCACCACAGCAACAACCTCCAACATCACAGCCCCCGCCAGTGGCAGCTGCATCACCAACAACTATCAGCTCTACTCCTTTGATTAGATATAGAGAATGTATGAAGAACCACGCAGCCAGCATGGGCAGCCATGTTATGGATGGCTGCGGAGAATTCATGCCAAGCGGCGAAGAAGGCACCCCGGAAGCCTTGAAATGCGCAGCTTGTGAATGCCACAGGAATTTTCATAGAAAAGAAATCAACGGGGAAACACAATATGCACCAAGCTGTTATTATTCCTATAACCCCAACAAAAACAACAACAGAAGAGATACTACACATCCTCCTTCTCAGCTACATCCTCAACAACCAATCCCTCTTCATCAACAAAGATTCTCTCTTGGATTGTCTACTAGTCCTACTGCCATGCCAATTGCACCTGTAATGATGAACTTCCGTGGTGGCGGCCTGGCTGAGTCCTCAAGTGAAGATCTGAATATGTTTCATTCTAATGCAGGAGGGCAAATATCGGCGCAGCCACAGTCATCAAAGAAGAGGTTCAGAACAAAGTTCAGTCAAGAGCAGAAGGATAAGATGATGGAATTCGCTGAGAAGTTGGGGTGGAGAATCCAGAAGCAAGATGAGCAAGAAGTGCAGCAGTTTTGCGCTCAAGTGGGAGTAAAGAGACAGGTTTTCAAAGTTTGGATGCACAACAATAAACAAGCCATGAAGAAAAAGCAAAtgtaa
- the LOC18610919 gene encoding DNA-3-methyladenine glycosylase 1 produces the protein MNPPPQTPTITTRSTVRTLCGNPSTPSKIPFRPRKIRKVISNTPVDNATKSPQPSLTVAPKIPKSLSTKPEIDLALNHLRTSDPLLAALISAHPPPKLSPCHSYFVSLSKSILFQQLATKAANSIYTRFVSLCGNESNVLPNTVLSLTPQKLREIGVSVRKASYLHDLSDKFSTGVLSDTSILTMDDETLFQMLTAVKGIGPWSVHMFMIFSLHRPDVLPVGDLGVRKGVQFLYGLKELPKPLQVEQICEKWKPYRSVGSWYMWRLVEAKPKGNGKAQTVEAEQNGGF, from the coding sequence ATGAACCCTCCGCCGCAAACCCCCACTATCACCACCAGAAGTACAGTCAGGACACTTTGTGGAAACCCTTCAACGCCCTCCAAAATCCCATTTCGACCACGCAAAATCCGAAAAGTGATCTCCAACACCCCCGTCGACAACGCAACCAAGTCTCCTCAACCTTCACTCACGGTTGCTCCCAAAATCCCAAAATCTCTATCAACAAAACCCGAAATCGACCTCGCTCTTAACCATCTCCGCACCTCAGATCCTCTTCTCGCCGCCCTCATTTCCGCCCACCCCCCACCGAAACTCTCTCCTTGTCACTCCTACTTTGTCTCCCTTTCCAAATCCATTCTCTTCCAACAACTCGCCACCAAAGCCGCCAACTCGATCTACACTCGCTTCGTTTCCCTCTGCGGAAACGAATCCAACGTCCTCCCGAATACAGTCCTCTCACTTACCCCACAAAAGCTCCGTGAAATCGGGGTCTCGGTTCGCAAGGCAAGCTATCTCCACGACCTTTCGGACAAGTTTTCAACTGGGGTTCTGTCGGATACTTCCATCCTTACAATGGACGATGAAACGTTGTTCCAAATGTTGACAGCTGTCAAAGGAATCGGGCCTTGGTCGGTCCACATGTTTATGATATTTTCACTTCATAGGCCCGATGTTTTGCCTGTTGGGGATCTTGGAGTGAGGAAAGGAGTCCAGTTTCTGTACGGGTTAAAGGAGCTGCCGAAGCCATTACAAGTGGAGCAGATTTGTGAGAAGTGGAAGCCTTACAGATCTGTTGGGTCGTGGTATATGTGGAGGCTTGTGGAAGCCAAACCCAAAGGGAATGGGAAAGCTCAAACTGTTGAAGCTGAACAAAATGGAGGGTTTTAA